From Neorhodopirellula lusitana, a single genomic window includes:
- a CDS encoding GH92 family glycosyl hydrolase produces the protein MSSNIRVITIAALFSCLFPGGLFAPSGLFAQTPADWVDPLIDTHESRWFYFNSASRPFGLVNLSPDTQTKGSWKSGYLYGDKSIRCFSHIHAWQLSGIPVMPIVGEMTGHQGMDVYQSEFSHDEETVEAGFHKVRLQKYDVTAELTSTVRTGFHRYTFPSTKDAYVLFDVGAVLAHGPTVEAEVSKISDREIAGMSLMGATSRRRKDTPVYFVAQFSQPFTAMGGWRDGKLEDVSGAIKGKDIGAYVRFETESETPVLMKVGISYTSIEGARKNIQAELPHWEFDQVATESKDAWNTRLSKIKIEGGTDAQKTKFYTDLWRSMLGRRIVSDADGTYCDMTTNERRVLNAPVDDEGNPVFNMHNFDAWWGSHWSLDILWPLVCPDVYSDICNTSVQMYENGGLIPRGPSGGNYTYVMIGDSAAPAITSAYAKGIRDFDYERALEGLVKNTGPNGGRYYGGYAEKPTPSVYKEYQEKGYVSWGNPLKGGHGNAVTSLTLYNAYHDWCIAQMAKDLGKNDIYEQFVSGAKNYRHVIWPEKQSAWVRESEGSWMKNFKPREMRFEQNGFCETSAAVTTFYVPHDPMGLAELLGGADAAAEKLNEQFEGSVEDRFHLRGRIHGNALVDYANQDGTGMAHYFNRIGYPWLSQKWVRAVQKATFSGSDPYSGYNGDEDQGQMGALSALMAIGLFQFDGGSGIDPKYDITAPIFDKVTLQLSSKYYGGSTVTIVTKNQAPDNVYIQSATWNGEPLNTCWISHNDLVQGGVLELTLGNEPNKSWGK, from the coding sequence ATGTCATCCAATATTCGCGTCATCACCATCGCGGCTCTTTTCAGTTGTCTGTTCCCCGGTGGGCTGTTCGCCCCCAGCGGACTGTTCGCGCAGACTCCCGCTGATTGGGTCGACCCGCTGATCGATACCCACGAATCGCGGTGGTTCTATTTCAATTCGGCCTCGCGCCCGTTTGGATTGGTCAACCTAAGTCCTGATACGCAAACGAAGGGCTCTTGGAAATCGGGCTACCTGTACGGCGACAAATCGATTCGCTGTTTCAGTCACATCCACGCCTGGCAATTGTCGGGTATTCCTGTGATGCCGATCGTGGGCGAGATGACCGGCCATCAAGGCATGGACGTTTATCAATCTGAGTTTTCTCATGATGAAGAGACTGTCGAAGCCGGTTTCCACAAAGTGAGATTGCAGAAGTATGACGTGACGGCCGAATTGACCTCAACGGTGCGCACAGGTTTTCACCGCTACACTTTCCCATCGACCAAAGATGCCTATGTCCTGTTTGATGTGGGGGCCGTGCTGGCACATGGCCCGACTGTTGAAGCTGAAGTCAGCAAAATAAGCGACCGAGAAATCGCGGGCATGAGCCTGATGGGCGCCACTTCACGTCGCAGGAAAGACACGCCGGTTTACTTTGTAGCCCAGTTCAGCCAGCCGTTCACCGCGATGGGCGGATGGCGAGACGGCAAGCTCGAAGATGTTTCGGGCGCGATCAAAGGGAAAGACATTGGTGCGTACGTTCGTTTTGAAACGGAGTCGGAAACCCCGGTGTTGATGAAGGTCGGGATCAGCTATACGTCGATCGAAGGTGCACGCAAGAACATCCAGGCAGAGCTGCCTCACTGGGAATTCGATCAAGTAGCAACTGAATCAAAGGACGCTTGGAACACCCGTCTTTCCAAGATCAAAATCGAAGGCGGGACAGACGCCCAGAAGACGAAGTTCTACACCGATTTGTGGCGATCGATGCTAGGTCGCCGGATCGTCAGCGATGCCGATGGCACGTACTGCGACATGACGACTAACGAACGCCGCGTCCTGAATGCTCCAGTGGATGACGAAGGAAACCCCGTCTTCAACATGCACAACTTTGATGCCTGGTGGGGAAGCCACTGGAGTCTCGATATCTTGTGGCCATTGGTTTGCCCCGACGTCTACAGCGACATTTGCAATACGTCGGTGCAGATGTACGAAAACGGTGGCTTGATTCCTCGTGGTCCGTCCGGAGGCAATTACACCTACGTCATGATCGGCGATTCCGCTGCCCCGGCAATCACGTCAGCATACGCCAAGGGAATTCGAGACTTCGACTACGAACGCGCCTTGGAAGGCTTGGTCAAGAACACCGGGCCGAACGGCGGACGTTACTACGGCGGTTACGCCGAGAAACCAACACCTTCGGTTTACAAGGAGTATCAAGAGAAGGGCTATGTTTCCTGGGGCAACCCACTCAAGGGTGGTCACGGGAATGCCGTCACCAGTCTGACGCTGTACAACGCTTATCACGACTGGTGTATCGCCCAAATGGCCAAGGACCTTGGCAAGAATGACATCTACGAACAGTTCGTCAGCGGTGCGAAGAACTATCGCCACGTGATTTGGCCCGAAAAGCAATCCGCTTGGGTAAGGGAATCGGAGGGCTCTTGGATGAAGAATTTCAAGCCAAGAGAAATGCGATTCGAGCAAAATGGATTCTGTGAGACCAGCGCTGCGGTCACCACCTTCTATGTGCCTCATGATCCAATGGGGCTCGCCGAATTGTTGGGCGGTGCAGATGCTGCCGCCGAGAAACTTAATGAGCAGTTTGAAGGCTCGGTCGAAGATCGATTCCATTTGCGTGGCCGAATCCACGGCAACGCACTCGTCGACTATGCCAACCAAGATGGCACGGGCATGGCCCATTACTTCAACCGGATCGGCTACCCTTGGCTCAGCCAGAAATGGGTGCGTGCGGTTCAGAAGGCCACGTTCAGCGGTTCGGATCCTTACAGCGGATACAACGGCGATGAAGACCAAGGGCAAATGGGAGCGTTGAGTGCTCTGATGGCAATCGGTCTCTTCCAGTTCGATGGTGGCTCCGGGATCGATCCCAAGTATGACATCACTGCACCAATCTTTGACAAGGTGACGCTGCAGCTCAGTTCGAAGTACTACGGCGGTAGTACCGTAACCATCGTTACCAAGAACCAGGCACCCGATAACGTCTACATCCAATCCGCGACATGGAATGGAGAACCGCTGAACACGTGTTGGATTTCACACAACGATCTTGTCCAAGGCGGTGTCCTGGAACTCACCCTAGGCAACGAACCCAACAAGTCTTGGGGCAAGTAG
- a CDS encoding ROK family protein has product MSDERIVLTLDAGGTNFVFSAVDSTGEVVEPVRLPAETKDLTKSLATIVDGFTQVSQRSPRKPVAISFAFPGPADYPRGIIDNVGNLPAFAGGVALGPYLEEQFQLPTFINNDGDLFAYGEAIAGLLPAVNKMLADADSPKRYRTLFAVTLGTGLGGGLVHNGELFIGDNSNAGEVWLLRNRLHPECFAEEGACIRAIRGSYARITGTSLDDAPTPQEIGSIAEGEMAGDSFAAIASFAELGQVVGDALANAMTLLDGLVVVGGGIANAHRLFMQPLIDEMQGRIKTYDGREMDRIVQKVFNLESADQTEAFVAGVNKTIQVPGSNRTLSYDPMKRIGIGVSRLGTSAAVSVGAHAFALNAIDSQ; this is encoded by the coding sequence GTGAGTGACGAACGAATTGTCTTAACGCTAGATGCAGGTGGGACGAACTTTGTCTTTTCGGCTGTTGATAGCACGGGTGAGGTCGTTGAACCGGTTCGCTTGCCGGCCGAGACGAAAGACCTGACGAAGAGTTTGGCAACGATCGTTGACGGGTTCACTCAAGTGTCTCAACGGTCACCTCGCAAACCTGTCGCGATCAGCTTTGCGTTTCCGGGGCCTGCGGATTATCCAAGAGGCATCATCGACAACGTGGGCAACTTGCCTGCATTCGCCGGCGGAGTCGCGTTGGGGCCTTACCTGGAAGAACAATTCCAGCTGCCGACGTTCATTAACAACGATGGTGACCTCTTCGCCTACGGTGAAGCGATCGCCGGATTGTTGCCCGCCGTCAACAAAATGTTGGCGGACGCCGATAGCCCGAAGCGTTACCGGACCCTGTTCGCCGTCACGCTCGGTACGGGACTGGGTGGCGGGCTGGTACACAACGGGGAGCTCTTCATCGGTGATAACTCCAACGCTGGTGAGGTCTGGTTGCTCCGCAATCGACTTCATCCGGAGTGCTTTGCGGAAGAAGGGGCCTGCATTCGCGCCATTCGCGGCAGCTACGCTCGGATCACGGGCACCTCGCTCGATGACGCCCCCACGCCGCAGGAAATCGGTTCCATCGCGGAAGGCGAAATGGCTGGAGACTCATTCGCTGCCATCGCCTCGTTCGCCGAGCTCGGCCAGGTAGTCGGGGACGCGTTGGCCAACGCAATGACGCTTCTGGATGGACTGGTTGTTGTCGGAGGTGGCATCGCCAATGCACATCGGCTTTTCATGCAACCACTGATCGACGAAATGCAGGGACGCATCAAGACCTACGACGGTCGCGAGATGGATCGGATTGTTCAAAAGGTCTTCAACCTCGAATCCGCTGACCAAACCGAGGCGTTTGTTGCCGGAGTGAACAAAACGATCCAGGTTCCGGGCAGCAACCGAACGCTTTCCTACGATCCGATGAAACGCATCGGTATCGGAGTCAGCCGGTTGGGCACCAGCGCCGCGGTCTCGGTAGGGGCCCACGCATTTGCTCTCAACGCGATTGATTCCCAATAG